Proteins found in one candidate division TA06 bacterium genomic segment:
- a CDS encoding type II toxin-antitoxin system RelE/ParE family toxin yields MAYNLVYTNTSCRDIDKLDYSVKARLKQVLERLALDPRHNIEALRNSPLGSYRMRMGNYRVIFDIEGTDIVILRVGHRREIYRGR; encoded by the coding sequence ATGGCCTATAATCTGGTATACACCAATACCTCTTGCCGGGATATTGATAAGCTGGATTACTCGGTTAAAGCAAGGTTGAAACAGGTTTTGGAAAGGCTGGCTTTAGATCCCCGGCATAACATAGAAGCCCTGCGTAACTCTCCTCTGGGCAGTTACCGGATGCGTATGGGTAATTATAGGGTGATATTTGACATTGAAGGGACGGATATCGTGATTTTACGGGTGGGCCACAGAAGGGAAATATACCGGGGAAGATGA
- the purL gene encoding phosphoribosylformylglycinamidine synthase subunit PurL: MSKTQEPQVNLKLAESFGLNPEEYQSILKIMGRTPSYTELGIFSVLWSEHCSYKNSKAMLKLFPTRAAQVLQGPGENAGIVNIGDGLGVAMKVESHNHPSAIEPYQGAATGIGGILRDIFTMGARPIALMDPLYFGSLDDAHVRHLFGGVVSGIADYGNCVGVPTIGGSVFFDESYTTNPLVNVLALGLVENKKIMKGIAKGVGNIILAVGATTGRDGIHGATFASEELSEQSAAKRPSVQIGDPFTKKLLLEATLELIDSGLAVGIQDMGAAGLTSSSIEMASRAKTGIEMDVSKIPLRETGMTPYEIMLSESQERMVVVAPPENADKIKAIFDKWELHCAVIGRVTADGKVRIKWQDEVFADIPVNALVDDAPVYHRESREPEYLAGLHRFDQATVEQPKDLNKTLLQLLAAPTIASKRWVYRQYDHQVRTNTAVLPGSDAAVLRVRGTKKAIALTTDCNGRYVYLEPFTGAAIAVAEAARNLACSGAKPLGLTDCLNFGNPYKPEVFYQFKRSVEGIIDACNALQIPVISGNVSFYNESLTHSVYPTPLIGMVGLIEDLANITTQWFKQEGDIVYLAGNLSSKPDIGGSEYLKTIHHQVTGKCPELNLEKEKALHSFLLSAISSKLLRSAHDCSEGGLAVALAECCISDLSPNPSPERRGELGLDVDISGLTGRNDHKLFAENQSRAIVSCRAADAEKLEAEAKRLGVEVMKLGKVGSNRFVIKGVVDLPVSELRKAWEEAIPDKMK; this comes from the coding sequence ATGAGCAAGACGCAAGAACCCCAGGTCAACCTGAAGCTGGCCGAAAGTTTCGGACTAAACCCCGAGGAATACCAGAGCATCCTAAAGATCATGGGCCGGACACCCAGCTATACCGAACTGGGCATATTTTCGGTGCTGTGGTCCGAGCACTGCTCCTACAAGAACTCCAAGGCCATGCTCAAACTCTTTCCCACCCGGGCCGCCCAGGTACTGCAGGGGCCGGGCGAGAACGCCGGCATAGTGAACATCGGCGACGGTCTGGGCGTGGCCATGAAGGTGGAGAGCCACAACCATCCCTCGGCCATCGAGCCCTACCAGGGCGCGGCCACCGGCATAGGAGGGATCCTGCGCGACATCTTTACCATGGGGGCCAGACCCATCGCCCTGATGGACCCGCTGTACTTCGGTTCGCTGGACGACGCCCATGTCCGCCATCTGTTCGGGGGGGTGGTCTCCGGAATCGCCGACTACGGAAACTGTGTGGGAGTGCCCACCATCGGCGGCTCGGTCTTCTTCGACGAATCCTACACCACCAACCCGCTGGTCAACGTGCTGGCCCTGGGCCTGGTGGAGAACAAGAAGATCATGAAGGGCATCGCCAAGGGGGTGGGCAACATCATTCTGGCGGTGGGGGCCACCACCGGCCGCGACGGCATCCACGGAGCCACTTTTGCCTCGGAGGAGCTGAGCGAGCAGTCGGCGGCCAAGCGGCCCTCGGTCCAGATAGGCGATCCCTTTACCAAGAAACTTCTTTTAGAGGCCACCCTGGAGCTGATAGACTCCGGCCTGGCGGTGGGCATCCAGGACATGGGGGCGGCCGGGCTGACCAGCTCCTCCATAGAAATGGCCTCCCGGGCCAAGACCGGCATCGAGATGGACGTCTCCAAAATACCGCTGCGCGAGACCGGGATGACCCCTTACGAGATCATGCTTTCAGAATCCCAGGAGCGGATGGTGGTGGTGGCCCCGCCGGAGAACGCGGACAAGATCAAGGCCATCTTCGACAAGTGGGAGCTGCACTGCGCGGTGATCGGCAGGGTGACGGCCGACGGAAAGGTCCGGATAAAATGGCAGGACGAGGTCTTCGCCGACATCCCGGTCAACGCCCTGGTGGACGACGCCCCGGTCTACCACCGGGAAAGCCGGGAGCCGGAATACCTGGCCGGCCTGCACAGGTTCGACCAGGCAACCGTGGAACAGCCCAAGGATCTGAATAAAACGCTTCTTCAACTGCTGGCGGCGCCCACCATCGCCAGCAAGCGCTGGGTCTACCGGCAATACGACCACCAGGTCCGCACCAACACCGCGGTGCTGCCGGGCTCGGATGCGGCTGTTTTGCGGGTGCGGGGCACCAAGAAGGCCATTGCCCTGACCACCGACTGCAACGGGCGCTATGTCTACCTGGAGCCGTTCACCGGGGCCGCCATCGCGGTGGCCGAGGCCGCCCGTAACCTGGCCTGCTCCGGGGCCAAGCCGCTGGGCCTGACCGACTGCCTCAATTTCGGCAATCCCTACAAGCCGGAGGTCTTCTACCAGTTCAAGCGCTCGGTGGAAGGCATCATTGACGCATGCAATGCCTTGCAGATACCGGTGATCTCCGGCAACGTCAGTTTTTACAACGAAAGCCTGACCCACAGCGTCTATCCCACGCCGCTGATCGGCATGGTGGGCCTGATAGAGGATCTGGCGAACATCACCACCCAGTGGTTCAAGCAGGAGGGGGACATTGTTTATCTGGCCGGGAATCTGAGTTCCAAACCGGACATCGGAGGTTCTGAATATCTCAAAACTATTCACCACCAGGTGACCGGGAAATGCCCGGAACTGAACCTGGAAAAGGAAAAGGCCCTGCACAGCTTTTTGCTGTCAGCCATAAGCTCCAAACTGCTGCGATCGGCGCATGACTGTTCCGAGGGCGGGCTGGCGGTGGCTTTGGCCGAGTGCTGCATCAGTGACCTCTCCCCCAACCCCTCTCCCGAGAGGCGAGGGGAGCTGGGTCTGGACGTTGATATCAGCGGGCTGACCGGACGGAATGATCACAAACTGTTTGCCGAGAACCAGTCCCGGGCCATTGTGTCCTGCCGGGCTGCGGATGCCGAGAAGCTGGAAGCCGAAGCCAAACGCCTTGGAGTTGAAGTTATGAAGTTAGGGAAGGTGGGAAGCAACAGATTTGTCATCAAGGGGGTGGTTGACCTGCCGGTAAGCGAGTTGAGGAAGGCCTGGGAAGAGGCGATACCGGATAAGATGAAGTAA
- a CDS encoding HD domain-containing protein, which yields MKNKPVHKKTDVAAITSLLVRLDRILAGSKDGLLPSIRKLAREVDQLVPYYDGHMVRVTFYSLAIGLKMELAREDLLTLEVAALLHDFGKLGVDEYTLEKEDQLSEDEVVEIHHHAERGFHILSGFAKLEQAAVIIRDHHEKYDGSGYPAHKKGPDISLLARIIAVADAYDAMTADRPYRKGLSQKEAEAELLAHAGKQFDPQVVDYFVNHIKNKKPRLKRKKSKGSISSGKNQFTEYLPVFYNYY from the coding sequence ATGAAAAACAAACCAGTTCATAAAAAAACCGACGTAGCCGCCATCACTTCGCTGCTGGTCCGGCTGGACCGGATCCTGGCTGGCTCCAAAGACGGCCTTTTGCCCAGCATCCGCAAACTGGCCAGGGAAGTGGACCAGCTGGTGCCCTATTATGACGGGCACATGGTGCGGGTCACCTTTTATTCCCTGGCCATCGGGCTGAAGATGGAACTTGCCCGGGAGGACCTGCTGACACTGGAGGTGGCGGCCCTGCTGCATGATTTCGGCAAGCTGGGGGTGGACGAGTATACTTTGGAAAAAGAGGACCAGCTCAGCGAGGACGAAGTGGTGGAGATTCATCACCACGCCGAGCGGGGCTTTCACATCCTTTCGGGCTTCGCCAAACTGGAGCAGGCGGCGGTGATCATCCGGGACCATCACGAGAAATACGACGGCAGCGGTTATCCCGCCCACAAAAAGGGCCCCGACATCTCGCTTTTGGCCAGGATCATAGCAGTGGCCGACGCCTACGATGCCATGACCGCCGACCGGCCCTATAGAAAAGGCCTGTCCCAAAAGGAAGCCGAGGCCGAACTGCTGGCCCACGCCGGCAAGCAATTCGATCCCCAGGTGGTGGATTATTTTGTAAACCATATTAAGAACAAGAAACCCAGGCTCAAACGCAAAAAGAGCAAGGGTTCCATTTCCTCGGGCAAGAACCAGTTCACCGAGTACCTGCCGGTCTTCTATAATTACTACTGA